One segment of Primulina tabacum isolate GXHZ01 chromosome 6, ASM2559414v2, whole genome shotgun sequence DNA contains the following:
- the LOC142548228 gene encoding uncharacterized protein LOC142548228, with product MDISHHRLRNSNTWEQYNVMAMEDQALPLHLQDHQTLFDNNHTQWSSYPAILQETSNNSQPSQFLAAPSFVGVDQNANFKLEVDQESEELEEELGAMKEMMFKIAAMQPVDIDPATIRKPKRRNVRISEDPQSVAARHRRERISEKIRILQRLVPGGTKMDTASMLDEAIRYVKFLKRQIRLLQGGGSHHQQPCTALTDTAAATSTDLDWVALGGTSSYMFGGNNSDHGGGEEHHPMCYNPKFIGQ from the coding sequence ATGGATATAAGCCATCATAGATTGAGAAACTCTAACACTTGGGAGCAATACAACGTCATGGCTATGGAAGATCAAGCCCTTCCCCTTCATCTTCAAGATCACCAAACCCTTTTTGATAATAATCACACACAATGGTCGAGTTATCCTGCGATTCTCCAAGAAACGTCAAATAATTCGCAACCAAGCCAGTTTTTAGCTGCTCCGAGTTTCGTCGGGGTCGACCAGAATGCGAATTTCAAGCTAGAAGTAGATCAAGAATCTGAAGAGCTAGAAGAAGAACTAGGAGCCATGAAAGAAATGATGTTCAAGATTGCAGCAATGCAGCCAGTCGACATCGACCCGGCCACGATCCGTAAACCTAAAAGGCGCAACGTTCGGATCAGCGAAGACCCGCAAAGCGTCGCGGCTCGTCACCGCCGTGAGAGGATCAGCGAGAAGATCCGAATCTTGCAGAGACTTGTGCCCGGTGGGACTAAAATGGACACTGCTTCAATGCTGGATGAAGCTATTCGATATGTTAAGTTCTTGAAAAGACAAATCAGGCTCCTCCAAGGTGGTGGAAGCCACCATCAGCAACCGTGCACGGCGCTCACCGACACCGCCGCTGCTACTTCGACGGACTTAGACTGGGTGGCGCTAGGAGGAACATCCTCGTATATGTTTGGAGGTAATAATAGTGATCATGGGGGAGGTGAGGAGCATCATCCCATGTGTTATAACCCTAAGTTTATTGgtcaataa